The segment ctccagcccccattttttatATCTATTAATAAATGGGTCAATTTCTAGTCTGGTGCAAAATTGATTAGAATGTGTACAGGTTATCAAAGGTAAAATTTTGGATAGGCTATCAAAGAAAAACTTTTCAAATTATCAGGGGTGAGCAAGTCTTTAGAGACTTCATCCACATCACTGTTACAGAGGTAAGTTGTTGGTCAAATAATATATGCAACATAACTTCATCCTTCTGAAAATGTTTGGTCAAGTCTTTTGGTGAATTCAGGTTTATACTCCAGGAAGGGTGAGATTTCCTATTAATAGTTAAGGAAATATATGTTGTTAGATTTGCTTATTTAGGATCTAAATGGCCATGGAACCCAGGAAGAGttgcatgaaaataaaatgatgatggCATCTGCTATGGAAAGACCTTCTACCTAACTCTAATTTTGAAAGCCTATGTCTTAGGAACAAGTTCAGTAGTTATTTAAGAACTGAAAATATGACTAGAGTGATGGACAAGAATCTTTGATTCATAAAAGTATTGaaaaatctgcattttaattGTATGTATAGGGCTATACAACGCAAAGCTATAGACTGAAAAGGCAAAGGCCCATAACGTGTTGTTTACCATTGCATTGCTCATCGAAGGTGACAAACACCCCCTTCCTCCAGATGCTCATAAAATGCTGTCCTGGCAAATTTAGAATGCTCTATGTATAATTCTATCagtctatttctttatatttgctaCATAATATTATCTCAATTCCCAGAACTTTGTTTTAAATCTCTGATCAGcaataaataatcatttaaaatatctttatgtgTTGGTTCTCATATTTAATTCTGCAAGCAGCTGTTGAAATGGTGTCCAGAGACCTAGATTTCTGGGAAATGGAATATTAGTGATAAGCCTCTTAATTATGTGACTAGATAGAATTGGGGTATTAATGAGAAGATGCTTATTTATGGGGTTTAGTTTTAGTATCTGCTGTTTTGCTGTACAATATTTGTGTGATAGTCAGCTAAGCATTATGTATCCTATCTGCATGAATTCTGTTGCATTGTAAACTAAAAGAGATGAAGTTGTATTTGATCATATTTGCCATATAATGTTGGTGCAGCTCCCATTGTTTGTTATGTTCAGAAAATTACTTTTGGTTTTACTGGACCTAGATTACATTTTGTGAGTATGAAGCCCGGGGTGAGGGGGTTATGAAAGATCATATAGTGATTTATGTGGGATTTCTTCATTTCTAATAAATAGCTGTGTCCTTCCTTGCAACGTTGCaaaattgaatattaaaatataagaaatgcatacaacattccaccTAAATGTTGTTAGAGGAATATAGCTACAGGGTGCCTGTCACTATTTACAATATTAAGTAGATGGAATATAGCTGGGCTCTATCACTTCAGTTCATggctaataaaattttataaaattgtcatttatcactgattcatttttttccctagatGTAGTTGCTTTCTAATGTCCATTCTGGATCTGAAAAATTTagcagtctgattttttttttttttttttttttttttttttttttttgctttttgggtcacacctggcgatgcacaggggttactcctggctctgtactcaggaatcactcctggccgtgctcaggggaccatatgggatgctgggattcgaacccgggtgcagccgcgtgcaaggcaaacgccctacccgctgtgctatcgctccagccccagcagtctgattttttaaaagaaattgatgaCTTTATATAGACttggttatttaaaaaatggatcagcttctcctgctctttcttcttaaaatatcTACGTCTCCAAAACATTGATATGTAACCCAACTTATATACTGATCACTCAAATACTTCTGAAAAACCAACTTCTTTTCTTAAACTCTTATCCATCTTGTAATAGAATTTTCTTCCCCCAGTGCCAATTCCTACTGCTTGTTGCAAAGAACTTGAGAGAGAGCCTGTGTTATTGCTCTCGCGAAAAATCcgattttaaatgtaaattggGGGAAAGATGAGTTCCTCTTGGTGAAATTGCAAAGAGTAGAAACTGCGGAACAAAGTCCCGCAGGGTTGATTTGCAAAGGACAGAAGGAGAAAtagtatttttaaggaaaatctgAAAGTTGTCTCAAATGGACCGAAGTTTGCCAGAGAGTTGGGGGAATCAGGAAAGCCCCAGGGCGCCGGTGTTGACACTAGAAGTCCCAAAGAAGGCAGGCATGAAGCCTGAAGACTTTCTGATCCGGTTCCCCAAAATCTCTCATTATTTTGTGCCCGGATTTcggatatttttcttcttttttaagggGCAAGAAACACAACCACGCGGCGGAGCGGAGGAGCCGTCCCCGGCAGCGCGGCGCAGGGCGCAGGCAGCCAATCATCACGCAGCGACTCTCTATATAAAGCCCGGCCCCCGGCGCCCGGGACGCGACGCTCTGACAGTTTAATCTCACTTTTTGCCTCTCCTGCCAGGCAGAAAAATGTCCGAGACGGCTCCCGTGGCTCCCGCTGCTCCCGCACCTGCGGAGAAGACCCCCGTGAAGAAGAAGGCGAAGAAGGCCGGCGCCGCGGCGGGCAAGCGCAAGGCGTCCGGGCCCCCGGTGTCCGAGCTCATCACCAAGGCGGTGGCCGCGTCCAAGGAGCGCAGCGGCGTGTCCCTGGCCGCGCTCAAGAAGGCGCTGGCGGCCGCCGGCTACGACGTGGAGAAGAACAACAGCCGCATCAAGCTGGGGCTCAAGAGCCTGGTGAGCAAGGGCACCCTGGTGCAGACCAAGGGCACCGGCGCCTCGGGCTCCTTCAAGCTCAACAAGAAGGCGGCCTCCGGCGACGCCAAGCCCAAGGCCAAGAAGGCGGGCGCCTCCAAGGCCAAGAAGCCCGCCGGCGCGGCCAAGAAGCCCAAGAAGGCCTCGGGGTCTGCCACCCCTAAGAAAGCCGCCAAGAAGACGCCAAAGAAGGCCAAGAAGCCGGCGGCTGCAGCCGGTGCCAAGAAAGTGGCCAAGAGCCCGAAGAAAGTGAAGGCCGCCAAGCCCAAGAAGGCGGCCAAGAGCCCGGCCAAGGCCAAAGCGCCCAAGCCCAAGGCCGCCAAACCCAAGGCAGCCAAGCCCAAAGCCACGAAGGCGAAGAAGGCGGCGcctaagagaaagtaaagtggaagcggggtctcctgcttgcaaaaaatctcaaaaggctcttttcagagccaCCCACTAAACTCGAGCGAAAGAGCTTAACGCTAACCTAGTTGGAGCTGCTAGCACGTCTACGCAGTGTTGGGTTTGAGATTGCCGCGGGCTTCCGTGATTGGCTCGTTGTACGCGCGCGCACTGTTGCTTAGCGAAAATTTGTGCTTTGTTTCATTGTCTCCCGAGCAGTGCAGGCGGGAACTGGGTTCTTTTTGCGTTTTTTGCTTTGGCGTCTTGCGGTTCTAAAACAGTCTAGCTACTGGCAGGTCCACAACTTCCAGCCGCTTTCTGCTTGGAACTGCGGGTGGTCAGCTGGCGGTGCGggattttgtatatttgtttcgTGCCCCTCATCCCGAGCCTCCAGGTCGGCCAGTACTTGGGCAATAACGCCAGGGTAAGGCGCCCTGGGCTTTGCACCCGATCAGGTTTCGGCGGAGCCAGTGCAGTTGATTCACAGGGCACTGAGCGGGTTTTGTCTTTGGCGCGAATCTGGTCAGCCGATTCTCCACGCCCACACGTTTCCAAAGACAGTGTGGGGAGGCGGGAGTTCGCAACGTGCCCGCATGTTTCTTTCAATGTGCTCTCCCATTGGCTTGCAGCGGCTAGCCAGAGTCGGCCAATCGGAACTTAACTCTGGTTTTATTTGCATAGGAAAATACCAACGAGATGTTGGGTTATTAACTGCCTTTTGTACTTTACTGTCAACACTTAAAACCCATTGTCTCGCCACCCGATCCTGGAGTTTGCTTTTCAAGTTTATCCACGCGAATGCCATACTTCCTTACCCTgcgttattattattaaaatgcgTCTCGAAGGCACCTTTGTCGGTTTTTGATGCCCTATTTCCCAGATTGCCCACAAATCATTGAAAAGACTCAGGAAGCCGGGTTTAGTTGTCTGATCTCCTTATAGGGCTAAAAGACAGCCCGGAGGAGAAAGTGAAAGGAAGAATCTTTGGGAAGGTGGCTTGCTTGTTTGAATTCGTGGGGATGGGGCTGCGCTCAGCAAAGTGGACTCTCCGAAGATGGGCTGGCTGACTTGGATGCTGCAGTGTTTCCATTCATTCTAGAACTGAGGGTTACacttattgttgttattattgtttgtctttgggcatctggagatgctcaggggttacagctctgcattcaggaattactcctggcgtttcttgggaccctatgggatgccagagatcaaactagggGTCAGCCACTTggcaaggcgaacgctctacccccgtgtactatatatatatatatatacatacatatatatagtatatatcatataatatatatgtatatatatatatttaacctgtcgcagttttttttttttgtattactgAACATTGTTAAGTTTCCCTAAAACAAAGTTTACACTGGAAAGTCAGGAAATTGTCATTCCTGAAATATTACAACTGATAAGGCACGTACCTTGCTCCAGGCTAATTGAGTTAGATTCCTGGAACAAGGTAATTTCTAACATGCCACAATCCctcatccctgagttcagagtttgGGTTCCCCTAAGCAACCCCCAATCCCAGTCCTGcctggagagattcctgagcagatCAGGGCGTGCCCTCTCATTTCTGCAAGCAAACAAGTGTTGACCTCACTCCAAATGCAATTGGTCCTTGGTATTGACGTGTTACTAACGGACcattattcatatttaaaataaatgctttaataATTGCTTTTTACTGTTATATTCTTATCCTGTgtcttttaaagtatttaaaaccaTCCTTTTGAGGGCCATACAGCAGGCAAGGGCCTTGCCTtagatgtggctgacccagaagtccccaaacaaaataagaaaaaaaagtacccTCCCCCCCAATAAATCCCCAAACAGGCAAACaccaataaaaatatctttttgagtAAGTGTCTGTAGGTGCATGTATTGTCTGGGGTGCTTGTGAATCCCTGAGCCAATCTTCAGAGGGTCATTACTATTTGGAtagtttgttattatttttgttttgtgggccacatccagcaacgttcaggggctactcctggtgctgcactcagaaattacctacAAATAGGttctaaaagaaaatcaaagaagaaacaagGCAGAGAGCAGAAATGAGCTGCTTCAACTAGTCAGCAACTGGTAGGCCTGAGCGTGGAGTTCAGTGTCGTTTTCATTATATTGTCtgctccctgattcttgacctacTGTTTCATTATTAAATCAGCCACGAACAGAATCCAATCCAACTGTCGCTCTCTGGGTTCTTCAGATGCCAGGCAAATAAGCAAAGAGACCAGTTgatagagataaaaaataaagacaaatacttTGATGACAGGTGTACCTCATGTACAAAGACAGCAAAGCTGAGGAACTGAACCACACAATCCTTGATGCCATGTTTTATTAGTTCAGGCAGGCATTGGGAAGGAAAAAGTTTGGATAGACAAGTAAAGCGGTTTATATTCAGCACTTCCCAGTAGACCCTGacattcttcctttttcttattttatgaggCGACAGCCAGtggcactcagtgctcaggaaccaaatTAGGCCTTCTGCTTGAGAAACTTACGCTTTGCCATTGAACTCAGTCTGTCTCCCTGTCCCCTTCCCAAAGACACATTTAAAAGAGCATctttctggttaaagaaactttggtatatctacacaatggaatactatgctgctgttagaaaagatgaagtcatgaactttgcatataagtgaatcaacatgggaattgtatgctaagtgaaatgagtcagaaagagagagacagctatagaaagattgcactcatctgtggaatataaaataaaataacagaataggagactaacagccaagaatagtagagataagtaccaggaggttggctccaaggcttggaacctggccccacatgctggaggaaggggcagctcacatagagaagggaacaccaggtaaagtgtggtttgaggacccgcacgggacgggagatgcactctgaaaatagaatatagaccaaacacgatggccatgtagtgcctctgttgcaaaccacaacacccaaaaggagagggagagaagaagggggaatgccctgccacagaggtggggtggggtgggggggatgtggtgggagggtgggagggatactgggaacattgggggaagggactgggcactggtggagggatataaacaaaatgcaaacatgaaagttcacaagtttgtaactgtaactcatggtgattcactaataaaataaaaaataaatataaaaaatgaaagagtgTCTTCATGCATGCTCACTGTGAGTTGTCCAAGTCAGAAAATATTTGGGATGCATCACAAGCAACTACACATGATTCTATAGGTGACGTGCTTTTATGTTGGTTTAGGAGAATTATTTGTATTCCTTTTGAGAAGGGCACACAAGGTGCTTTTCAGTGGATGGATCCAACCCAGACCTCCAAACACAAAGTCAGAGCACTACCTTTTTTTTTGAGCTATCATCCCAGTCACAATATTGCTTTTCCTTGAATGGTGCTAGTTTTCAAAAGATTCAGCTTGTCAACATCTTTCTCTGACTCCCAAAGTTTTTgttgaagtttatttatttatttttgtcagttccagtgattgaacccagtgttcatacacaaggcaaatgctttgtaTATCTACATTCTGGAATGTAGATCAGTGGATCTAGATCCCAGAATCTTTAAATgagcatcatatatatatatatatatatatatatatatacatatatatacacatataattcaTATATGTGCTTTTTAATGATTGgaacacacttttaaaaaattgaattgtaGTTATATACACATTTTTGAAGCTTCTCTTGGTTGGATTTCGgttacataatgttccaacacctgaccCTTCACAGGTGTATTTTTCCCACCAGTAATGgtcccagttttcttcccacactcccgcccctgcctgccactatgacaggcacttttcttcttctccctccctctctctctctctctctctctctctctctctctccctccctccctccttgtggGCCTCTGGtttcaatacagataatgaaaggttatcgatatctatctatctatctatctatctatctatctatctatctatctatctatctatctatcatcgaTCTA is part of the Sorex araneus isolate mSorAra2 chromosome 2, mSorAra2.pri, whole genome shotgun sequence genome and harbors:
- the LOC101557217 gene encoding histone H1.3 — its product is MSETAPVAPAAPAPAEKTPVKKKAKKAGAAAGKRKASGPPVSELITKAVAASKERSGVSLAALKKALAAAGYDVEKNNSRIKLGLKSLVSKGTLVQTKGTGASGSFKLNKKAASGDAKPKAKKAGASKAKKPAGAAKKPKKASGSATPKKAAKKTPKKAKKPAAAAGAKKVAKSPKKVKAAKPKKAAKSPAKAKAPKPKAAKPKAAKPKATKAKKAAPKRK